Proteins co-encoded in one Cytobacillus sp. NJ13 genomic window:
- a CDS encoding dipeptide ABC transporter ATP-binding protein: MEKPLLEVKNLKKYYEISQGLFKPKLVVKAVDDISFSINKGETFALVGESGCGKSTTGRTILRLTGATSGEIRYKGQDLLSLPTEKMRSLRKEMQMVFQDPYASLNPKMTIKQILMEPLRVHKKFHPDERLEKIIEILEIVGLSKTHLDRHPNEFSGGQRQRIGIARTVILNPDFIIADEPVSALDVSVQSQVINLMLELQKDFGLTYLFISHDLSVVKHMTDRVAVMYLGKIVELADTEELFSNPKHPYTQALISAIPVSHPREAKERIVLKGDVPNPANPPSGCTFHTRCPFVMEMCKSIEPSLTEIATGHTASCHLYTNNKEEKTNAIIYS; encoded by the coding sequence ATGGAAAAGCCCTTACTAGAAGTTAAGAATCTTAAAAAATACTATGAAATATCACAAGGTCTCTTTAAGCCGAAGCTAGTAGTAAAGGCTGTAGACGATATTAGTTTTTCTATTAATAAAGGAGAAACTTTTGCCCTAGTTGGAGAATCTGGCTGCGGAAAATCGACAACTGGAAGAACCATATTGAGGTTAACTGGTGCAACTTCAGGTGAAATCCGATACAAGGGGCAAGACCTTCTATCATTACCGACTGAAAAAATGCGCTCATTACGGAAAGAGATGCAAATGGTCTTTCAGGATCCGTACGCTTCTCTTAATCCTAAGATGACCATTAAACAAATCTTAATGGAACCGCTCCGAGTCCATAAGAAATTTCATCCTGACGAACGATTGGAGAAAATTATCGAGATTCTAGAAATCGTCGGTCTCTCTAAAACTCATCTTGATCGGCACCCTAATGAATTTTCCGGTGGACAAAGGCAGCGGATCGGCATAGCTAGGACTGTTATTTTAAACCCAGACTTTATTATAGCAGACGAACCCGTTTCCGCTCTTGATGTATCTGTTCAATCACAAGTTATTAATTTAATGCTCGAGCTACAAAAAGATTTTGGTTTGACATACTTATTTATTTCCCACGATTTAAGTGTAGTTAAACATATGACAGACCGAGTTGCAGTTATGTATCTTGGGAAAATTGTAGAATTAGCCGACACTGAAGAATTGTTTTCAAACCCAAAACACCCTTATACTCAGGCATTAATCTCAGCTATCCCTGTATCTCACCCTAGAGAAGCGAAAGAACGAATCGTATTGAAAGGAGATGTTCCTAACCCTGCCAATCCACCTTCTGGATGCACGTTCCACACAAGATGCCCATTTGTCATGGAAATGTGTAAATCTATTGAACCTTCACTCACAGAAATAGCTACAGGTCATACCGCAAGCTGCCATCTATATACCAATAACAAGGAGGAAAAAACAAATGCTATTATCTATTCCTAA
- a CDS encoding Xaa-Pro peptidase family protein, with protein sequence MLLSIPKYEFKERQEKFKSIYKGKECDATVLFSVTDIFYLTGFHFHPTERPIGLLIDPQDKVHLFVPALEHEHAEEYSVVDYVHSYPEYPGIKHPMEYFKDILIEYGFENKTIGFDSLGYGSPMGYRGPAIDQLIDSKQFVSLQGVVEEMRFIKSPNEIELIKESCRWGNLVHRLLQKYTKSGLSEIEITSKASNEATKAMIDTLGPDYKPHGQTPYAVFRGQVGPESAFPHAVTQNIVLKKGDTLVTGAASSVFGYTSELERVMFVEEYSKEQEKYFHHMYEAQEVAFKAIKPGRAYSNVEKDVQAYFKENNLTELTRHHTGHNIGILGHEAPFFDLGDHTLLEPGMVVTVEPGIYVKGLGGFRHSDTVLVTEDGIEMLTYYPRDLQSLICY encoded by the coding sequence ATGCTATTATCTATTCCTAAATACGAATTTAAAGAAAGACAAGAAAAGTTTAAAAGCATTTACAAAGGAAAGGAATGTGATGCTACCGTTCTTTTCTCTGTAACAGATATCTTTTACTTAACTGGATTTCATTTTCATCCTACCGAGAGACCTATTGGTTTGCTGATTGATCCGCAAGATAAAGTTCACTTATTTGTTCCAGCATTAGAGCATGAACATGCGGAAGAATATAGTGTTGTGGATTATGTACATTCATATCCTGAATATCCGGGAATTAAGCACCCGATGGAGTATTTCAAAGATATCTTAATAGAATATGGGTTTGAGAATAAAACGATTGGTTTTGATTCTTTAGGCTATGGCTCCCCAATGGGCTATCGCGGTCCCGCTATAGATCAGCTAATCGACTCGAAGCAATTTGTATCTTTACAGGGTGTAGTTGAAGAAATGAGATTTATTAAGAGTCCAAATGAAATTGAATTAATTAAAGAATCCTGTCGCTGGGGAAATCTAGTGCACCGCTTGCTCCAAAAATATACCAAAAGTGGTTTAAGTGAAATTGAAATTACTAGTAAGGCTTCGAATGAAGCAACAAAAGCCATGATTGATACTCTTGGACCCGATTATAAACCACATGGTCAAACACCTTACGCTGTTTTTCGCGGTCAAGTCGGTCCAGAATCTGCTTTCCCCCATGCCGTAACACAAAATATCGTATTAAAAAAAGGAGACACTCTAGTAACGGGAGCAGCATCCAGTGTTTTTGGATATACAAGTGAGTTAGAGCGAGTAATGTTCGTCGAAGAATATTCTAAGGAGCAGGAAAAATATTTTCACCATATGTATGAAGCCCAAGAAGTTGCATTTAAAGCCATCAAACCTGGTAGAGCATACTCTAATGTTGAAAAAGATGTTCAAGCATATTTCAAAGAAAACAACTTAACAGAATTAACGAGACACCATACCGGCCACAACATCGGAATACTAGGGCATGAAGCACCGTTTTTCGACTTAGGTGATCACACATTACTAGAACCAGGCATGGTTGTTACCGTTGAGCCTGGAATATATGTGAAGGGCTTAGGTGGCTTTAGACACTCTGATACGGTTCTTGTGACAGAAGATGGCATTGAAATGTTGACCTATTACCCGAGAGACCTCCAATCCTTAATTTGTTACTAA
- a CDS encoding helix-turn-helix domain-containing protein codes for MELGYDLKPPYICAAVEILNMKDFAEKFSESRYYGESIEAGIQRTKLTVMKEIQSVFQSSDLSTYMGEDKFIILHKAGIHDHSYSQLFSACNQLLDRLDAKRIKAIIGIGAAADIIPEIKRSNREAWKVIEAGKKQRVSERVFYVNDYLLETLLQSMDHDVVGMLIREIKPVLDADDCEEVTQTIKAWCESGFNKLQTAHSLHIHRNTLQYRLEKIKEITGTSIKDYRKMMYLYMGISLTELKMMKN; via the coding sequence TTGGAACTCGGTTATGACCTGAAGCCGCCATACATTTGTGCAGCTGTCGAAATATTGAATATGAAGGATTTTGCCGAAAAATTTTCAGAATCTCGTTATTATGGTGAATCAATTGAAGCTGGTATTCAGCGTACCAAATTAACTGTAATGAAAGAAATTCAATCAGTTTTTCAGAGCAGCGACCTATCCACCTATATGGGGGAAGACAAGTTTATCATTTTGCATAAAGCCGGTATTCATGATCATTCCTATAGCCAGTTATTTTCTGCATGCAATCAGCTTCTGGACCGTTTGGATGCTAAAAGGATAAAAGCCATCATTGGTATTGGAGCTGCTGCAGATATTATTCCGGAAATCAAAAGGTCAAACCGTGAAGCCTGGAAGGTGATAGAGGCAGGCAAAAAACAAAGGGTTTCTGAAAGAGTTTTTTATGTGAATGACTATCTCCTTGAGACCCTCCTGCAAAGTATGGATCACGACGTAGTTGGAATGCTTATAAGGGAAATAAAGCCAGTACTTGATGCTGATGATTGTGAGGAAGTCACACAGACGATAAAGGCTTGGTGTGAGTCTGGCTTCAATAAACTGCAAACTGCCCATTCTCTTCACATCCATAGAAATACTTTGCAGTATCGTTTGGAAAAAATAAAAGAGATTACAGGAACCAGTATAAAGGATTACCGTAAAATGATGTATCTATATATGGGTATTTCCTTAACTGAATTAAAAATGATGAAAAATTAA
- a CDS encoding sugar diacid recognition domain-containing protein translates to MLKKVATKIAASTSEIIGYDVIITDETGIVIGASDKERLNVLHEASIPVIKNNRPLTNKPGYIDHFEGTKPGFTLPIELHGTFIGTIPITGERSEVEKYWLLVKKHAEIMLREEILLESSLISQQAHQQFIKEILGLMLAKIVKTYLEPAAWNSVMT, encoded by the coding sequence ATGCTGAAAAAAGTTGCCACAAAAATTGCCGCATCAACGAGTGAAATTATCGGATATGATGTGATTATAACCGATGAAACCGGAATCGTTATTGGGGCCAGTGATAAGGAGAGATTGAATGTCCTTCATGAAGCATCTATCCCGGTTATTAAAAATAATAGGCCATTAACCAACAAGCCAGGTTATATTGATCATTTTGAAGGGACAAAGCCTGGATTTACTCTGCCGATTGAATTACATGGCACTTTTATCGGAACGATTCCTATAACAGGGGAGAGAAGTGAGGTTGAGAAGTATTGGCTCTTAGTCAAAAAGCATGCTGAAATTATGCTGAGGGAAGAAATACTTCTGGAGTCAAGTCTTATTTCACAGCAAGCCCATCAGCAATTTATAAAAGAGATCCTGGGATTGATGCTGGCCAAAATAGTGAAAACTTACTTAGAACCCGCAGCTTGGAACTCGGTTATGACCTGA